One Microlunatus soli genomic window carries:
- a CDS encoding FtsX family ABC transporter permease yields MLSYSVYSGFRTRAAAAVLLVATVGAGLVSAMAGVLAAGLAPTTREQDRSFLVEFPMIMGGWILAITVFAVVSTVTVTLHGRLRELTSLRLTGATPHQLQMIIAVQIGIGALPAVVVGVLLGYPLDRLIMDRIGATGLIAAPSGFAPGIGLPVAAGVLVLIAAVLGGYLGARTFAHRPLVGAVPIDAEPAAAGQVPGHRRRNPRRLLALLAVIIGMLSALTTLALRPDQIYSTATTGPGCVLITVGLAVLAPEALALATRLVRLLPPSPTISGHLARVNLAAAPARFRPLVTFLTLFVGIAVGTLTMQQVESRSGATGSMGAVMAAINYFVVVLIAAFMAIALVNNLTASIGQRRPEFSVMDLIGSSRSQTRAMVLIESIIAIAVGGLSGLIAGVCAVIPFAILKTGDVASAVSLPVILAVLVTGAALSAGTVILATGRFTTRRVLRRS; encoded by the coding sequence ATGCTGAGCTATTCGGTGTATTCCGGATTCCGCACCCGCGCCGCGGCCGCGGTTCTGCTGGTCGCCACGGTCGGTGCCGGGCTGGTCAGCGCGATGGCCGGGGTGCTCGCCGCCGGGCTCGCGCCGACCACACGCGAGCAGGACCGGTCCTTCCTGGTCGAGTTTCCGATGATCATGGGCGGTTGGATCCTCGCGATCACGGTCTTCGCGGTCGTCTCGACGGTGACCGTCACCCTGCACGGTCGACTTCGGGAGTTGACGAGTCTGCGCCTGACCGGGGCGACGCCGCATCAGCTGCAGATGATCATCGCCGTACAGATCGGCATCGGCGCGCTGCCGGCCGTCGTCGTCGGGGTGCTGCTCGGGTACCCGCTGGACCGGTTGATCATGGATCGGATCGGGGCCACCGGACTGATCGCGGCACCGTCCGGCTTCGCCCCCGGAATCGGACTTCCGGTAGCCGCCGGCGTGCTGGTGCTGATCGCCGCCGTCCTCGGCGGCTACCTGGGGGCGCGCACGTTCGCCCATCGGCCACTCGTCGGGGCAGTTCCGATCGACGCAGAACCGGCCGCCGCAGGTCAGGTCCCCGGCCACCGACGTCGGAACCCTCGCCGGCTGCTGGCGCTGCTCGCGGTGATCATCGGGATGCTCAGCGCGTTGACCACGCTGGCGCTGCGGCCCGATCAGATCTACTCGACGGCGACCACCGGACCCGGCTGCGTGTTGATCACCGTCGGGCTCGCCGTGCTCGCTCCCGAGGCACTGGCATTGGCGACTCGACTGGTACGCCTGCTGCCGCCGAGCCCGACGATCAGCGGGCATCTCGCCCGGGTCAACCTGGCAGCCGCGCCGGCGCGATTCCGGCCGCTGGTCACCTTCCTGACGCTGTTCGTCGGTATCGCCGTGGGCACCCTGACGATGCAACAGGTCGAGTCCCGTTCCGGCGCCACCGGCAGCATGGGTGCGGTGATGGCGGCGATCAACTATTTCGTCGTCGTCCTGATCGCGGCCTTCATGGCGATCGCCCTGGTGAACAACCTGACAGCGTCGATCGGTCAGCGCCGGCCCGAGTTCAGCGTCATGGACCTGATCGGTTCGAGCAGATCGCAGACTCGTGCGATGGTGCTGATCGAGTCGATCATCGCGATCGCCGTCGGCGGACTCAGCGGCCTGATCGCCGGCGTCTGCGCGGTGATCCCGTTCGCGATCCTGAAGACCGGGGACGTGGCGTCCGCAGTCTCGCTGCCGGTGATCCTGGCGGTCCTGGTCACCGGTGCGGCGCTGTCTGCCGGCACCGTCATACTCGCCACCGGAAGATTCACCACTCGCCGGGTGTTGCGCCGATCGTGA
- a CDS encoding MerR family transcriptional regulator — MRIGEAARAAGVSARSLRFYEDQGLIVPGRYGNGYRDFCQVTVDRAQAIRTLLESGVPTRLIKIILTEQLDGGAAELDLDAVDPAVVAAIRDHRRRIVARIATLDERRIALDRFLAELDGPRRSARSEPPT; from the coding sequence GTGAGGATCGGTGAAGCAGCCCGGGCGGCGGGTGTCAGCGCCCGCTCGCTGCGGTTCTACGAGGACCAGGGGCTGATCGTCCCGGGCCGGTACGGCAACGGCTACCGGGACTTCTGCCAGGTCACGGTGGACCGCGCCCAGGCGATCCGTACGCTGCTGGAGTCCGGCGTGCCGACCCGGCTGATCAAGATCATCCTGACCGAGCAGCTCGACGGTGGCGCCGCCGAGCTCGATCTGGACGCGGTGGATCCGGCCGTCGTTGCGGCCATCCGGGATCACCGGCGCAGGATCGTCGCCCGGATCGCGACGCTCGACGAGCGACGGATCGCGCTGGACCGGTTCCTGGCCGAACTCGACGGTCCCAGGCGATCGGCACGTTCGGAGCCCCCGACTTGA
- a CDS encoding NADPH:quinone oxidoreductase family protein — translation MTDDQGPQRAGPRMRALVQHSDRGPSDLILHEDQQRPRPGPDDYLVRVEAAGVNFADTMQTRGSYGGGPRPPYPAGFEAVGEIVAVGSRVAGPLPTGTRIVGTGPGAFAQFLAMPAAGVLPIPDNWTSAAALGMVLNWGTALAALRPMGMITPGDTVLIHAAAGGVGQPAVRLARHFGARVIATASVSKHPAVRAAGADDVLDRDHPDLAAEILRRTDGVDLVLDSVGRTSVPVSLGVARPYTGRVIVFGTASGPAAVSMEKMIFEHPVQLKGLHIGSLATSAPALYRNVLAELTDLIRLGVYPPGRPEIHPLADGPRVLADLEAGRTTGKQALDPWR, via the coding sequence ATGACCGATGATCAAGGTCCGCAGCGCGCCGGTCCGCGGATGCGCGCACTCGTCCAACACTCCGACCGCGGGCCGTCGGACCTGATCCTGCACGAAGATCAACAGCGACCTCGACCGGGTCCGGATGACTACCTGGTCCGGGTCGAGGCGGCGGGTGTCAACTTCGCCGACACGATGCAGACCCGTGGCAGCTACGGCGGCGGGCCGCGACCGCCCTACCCGGCCGGCTTCGAGGCCGTCGGAGAGATCGTGGCCGTCGGTAGCCGGGTCGCCGGCCCGTTGCCGACGGGTACCCGGATCGTCGGGACCGGCCCGGGCGCGTTCGCGCAGTTCCTGGCGATGCCGGCGGCCGGCGTCCTGCCGATCCCTGACAACTGGACCAGCGCCGCCGCACTCGGCATGGTGCTGAACTGGGGAACGGCGCTGGCGGCGCTGCGGCCGATGGGCATGATCACTCCGGGTGACACCGTGCTGATCCATGCCGCGGCGGGTGGCGTCGGGCAGCCCGCCGTCCGACTGGCCCGACACTTCGGCGCCCGGGTGATCGCCACCGCCTCGGTGAGCAAGCATCCGGCCGTTCGAGCGGCCGGCGCCGACGACGTCCTCGATCGCGATCACCCGGATCTGGCGGCGGAGATCCTGCGGCGAACCGATGGTGTCGATCTGGTGCTGGACTCGGTGGGCCGGACGAGCGTCCCGGTGAGCCTGGGGGTGGCCCGGCCGTACACCGGGCGGGTGATCGTCTTCGGGACCGCCTCCGGGCCGGCAGCGGTGTCGATGGAGAAGATGATCTTCGAACACCCGGTGCAGTTGAAGGGCCTGCACATCGGCAGTCTCGCCACGTCTGCACCGGCGCTCTACCGCAACGTGCTGGCCGAACTGACCGATTTGATCAGGCTCGGCGTCTACCCGCCCGGCCGTCCCGAGATCCATCCCCTGGCGGACGGACCGCGGGTCCTCGCAGATCTCGAGGCCGGCCGGACGACGGGCAAGCAGGCGCTGGACCCCTGGCGATGA
- a CDS encoding phytanoyl-CoA dioxygenase family protein, giving the protein MKRSTVTEAGSDTDGYPTALYRADRVADYVESIDDITESDIDRFDERGYLAVRRLLGPAEVSEVLDGLAAVLTDPRDAAVEYESWAVDRVGQATGVERMDLVHKLMWFASSHDQLARLAGDERIVQVVRRLTREQDLTMFQDMALLKPPGGGREKPWHQDNAYFNYEPGTPIVGVWIALDPATADNGCMHVLPGTHREGPRIHYRRRDWQLCDTDVDTGRDIVVPLPAGGALFFHGLIHHGTPANHTHTRRRAVQFHYLPMGTPGVADERRLELFGSEGKNVSC; this is encoded by the coding sequence ATGAAGCGGTCAACGGTGACCGAGGCCGGATCCGACACCGACGGTTACCCGACCGCCCTGTACCGCGCCGACCGGGTTGCGGACTATGTCGAGTCGATCGACGACATCACCGAGTCCGATATCGATCGGTTCGACGAGCGCGGCTACCTGGCTGTCCGTCGGCTGCTGGGCCCCGCCGAGGTGTCCGAGGTGTTGGACGGACTCGCTGCCGTCCTGACCGACCCACGTGACGCCGCCGTCGAGTACGAGTCCTGGGCCGTCGATCGGGTCGGGCAGGCAACCGGGGTCGAGCGGATGGACCTGGTCCACAAGCTGATGTGGTTCGCGAGCTCTCATGATCAACTTGCACGGCTCGCCGGCGACGAGCGGATCGTGCAGGTCGTCCGTCGTCTGACCCGGGAGCAGGACCTGACGATGTTCCAGGACATGGCGCTGCTGAAACCGCCCGGCGGCGGCCGGGAGAAGCCGTGGCATCAGGACAACGCCTACTTCAACTACGAGCCCGGCACCCCCATCGTCGGGGTGTGGATCGCGCTGGATCCGGCGACCGCGGACAACGGTTGCATGCACGTGCTGCCTGGCACGCATCGCGAGGGTCCCCGGATCCATTACCGGCGCCGGGACTGGCAGTTGTGCGACACCGACGTCGACACCGGTCGTGACATCGTGGTGCCGCTCCCCGCCGGCGGAGCACTCTTCTTCCACGGCCTGATCCATCACGGCACGCCGGCCAACCACACCCACACCCGCCGACGCGCCGTGCAGTTCCATTACCTCCCGATGGGGACACCCGGGGTCGCAGACGAACGCCGGCTCGAGCTGTTCGGCAGCGAGGGGAAGAATGTGAGCTGCTGA